ATtgtatattcgaaataatttaaaagttctGATATCATTTAGGTATGTCTCACCGCTGATTGTCTGATATTTTGGAAGTCTTTTGTGTATTGTTCGTTCTGTATGATGACCCtgtaattagataaaaatttcatatttcatgaAGTATCTTCTCGATGGTATAATCcctatagaataatataaattttctttacctGAGTTTCTTCAAAGTTTACAAAACTGACAGAACTACGCGTACTGGCAACAACTATTTCAGATGGCGGAGTTGTCATAACATAAACCATAACAATAAGAACTTGTAAAACCAACAACGTATAAAGTAACGCCAGCTTCCCATCTAGGCGGGTCTGCATGGCACTATTCTCCGCGTTAAAAAAGTtcagtttttcattttatgtctttctatctgtatTTTTCCTGAAGTAAGACATTTCTTCtaactaattaaataatcaatataatcTGAAAATTGAACGTTTATctgtacaaaatttatatactcttTTATTAACACGATTTCTTTTAGATTATATagatttcaataatatttgatttaatacATATGCTAAGCAATTATTGGCCtataagcaaaaaaaaaaaaaccattacatattttatttgaaattattaatacatgaaagatattaatacaacttttcgattttctctaTAATAATAGACAAAATGATTACTTCGTGATCCAAGCGATCGATGTTTTACATCTTGAAGCATCATGacagtatatattataataggaAAGCTAATCCGTGtgtataatttgatataaactCACGATACAACGTGACGAGGATTCAATGCCCCCGCGACGTGACGTTCAAGTCGTGACGTCACTGCTTTCAGACGTGCCATTTAATTTTGAATGGCTCCGTTGACTGGACAGCAGCGTCCTCGCTGACTAACGCCTTCTATTCGATTCTCGGTATTCCGCTGGTAGGAAGATCGTCTTTTGTTCGATAGTAACGCATATTTTTAAGCTCGCCGATAATCGTACTTTTATTTCGATTCTCGCTTCCTTTCGTTTGAACTCTAAGACTTTCTTGAAATCGTCTTAAACGTCGTGTAAAACCACACCCGAATGCGCGACTATACTCGAGCCTCATCGTCCATTCGTCAAATTCGTCGGCAAGCGTGATCGTGACTATTCGTAAGGCGCACGCGTCTTACTTTGACCATTAGCTCGGCGATCGTCGATCATGGGATATAGATGGAAACGATAGTTGCTGTTCGTTGACTAGCACAaagttttctatttaattttaattacatgcattgtgtatatatgattGTACATATAATCGTCGtaggaataatttataatataaattattattggtTTTAAAGCACAGACTAATTAATTTAAGTCAAATCGTATCTTTGTATAAACaatgttaaaatttttttattgcatttaAGGTATCCATCAAAGGTATTCGTAGGAGATACATTTTGTTATCTATCTGGAATGACATTTGCAGTTGTTGGTATTATTGGCCATTTTAGTAAAACGactttactattttttattccacaaattattaattttttgtatagtATACCACAACTGTTCCATTTTATACCATGTCCTAGGCATAGGCTTCCAAAGTAAGTTTTttctcataaataataataataatatatgtaactataatgatattgtaaaaaaaaaaagaatagaaaaaaaaagcaggagAGGAGAATCAGTTTTATATCTGTCTGCAGGTATAATAAAGATACAGATAAATTGGAAACTAGTGTCACAGTATTCAAATATTCTGACCTGAATTCTTCAGGTATGTtgtattgataaaatatatatatacacatacatacatatatgtatatgtatgtatatgtatatattcctttttgtttaaatcatgaaatcaattatttttttaaataggtaaatttttaatgtgGGTCTTCAGAACCATAAAAATTGTCCAATGGCAAAAAAGTAGTGAAGATATTGTGACTTGCAATAATTTAactctaataaattttttattaattaatattggaCCAACAAGGGAACCTAAGCTAACATTAATTTTGATGTTATTACAggtatttctttataaaaatgttatactaactatatatatatatatattttctttaatatggAATTATGTACACTTAACATATGAATCTTTTAGGTTGTGTGTAGCTGTTTAGCATTTGTTATACGTTACCCACTTGCTTCagtattttatgatatttgaaGTAAAGCAGAAACAGTAAACATTTATGTCTGTGTAGTAGGtgttacattcttttttatataaagaactTGTAATAATGTATCTACTACTGTGATCTTTAcattagattatatatagatttataaacaaattataagcGTACATATGAAAGGCTTATACTTTATAAATGCTTAATActataatttctaaataagactgtgaaatatgtatattaccaAATTTCCATCACATTTGTCTCATAGGTTCCTCAGTAAGGAAATCGAAGggatagagaaataaataacataattttgttataagcTTATAAGTTATTAAGTCTAttgtataaattgtatataactTGTTTAAAAACTTTCTGTAATCTTATGTACAAggtaatacaaaaaatttatttcaattcatGATTAGAGCCTATTAtctgttttaaataatacgtgttatttatttatttcttttttttttaatttatgataataaataaaattaatactttttatattttacaagttataattaatttcaggatttttttctttatcatctaatctatgaaaaatatacaaatttaaaacattataaataaaatatattaatagaaattctACACAACAATTTAGTATACTTTTAGGAATGAAAGATGTATAGCCTTTCATAAATACttgatttagaaaataaagctgaaaataatatctcttatagaatttttataaattgaaaagatatatgtatatatatatgtatatacatacatacatacatacgtacatatatatatatatatatatatatatatatatatatatatattaaatacataaaaataaacagaatacatttaaaataaagatatttaaaaagtgcaaTTATTTGCATCAAGGCTGTTCGATAATTCATCAATGATGGGAAATGTTTTCAATCgatagaatataatatcgttatttataacaaacttaattgtaaattaaatgCTATAGAATATGATAAAAGATGAGATATTTTAGGAATTATCTCTGAAAAAATGTAAACTTAGTAAACTATATGGCAATGTTAACAATATAGAAAGATTGTTTatgaagaatattaaaatcaaatcgtAACAACATAAAATCGTGTAAAAATATCGAACAGttataatgtacatacatcACAAGAAAGAGCTGcgcaaataataaatacatgtatcaaaatttcaatattttttgatattaatgaATCAAAGCTGCTCGACTttatatgcaataataattattgcaatGAAAAAACTATGAATATAAGATTTATACCATAGCTTCATATAGGAACGTGTGCTTTTGCATTTGCACGAGCAAAGAACTggtacattttctttttttttttttattttatgtattatacctatttcaattttcttgaCATAAAAACGTGAAAGATTTTACGACATATTCTGTAGATTTTTAACATCTGGTCCTAATCTGTCTTTTATGGTAAGTTGTGCTTTTGCTCCATCCTTTAAACTGAAAATATGTGTAAGTTCCATCGACGTTCGACCTAGTGCTAAAGCTTTATCAAACAGTTCTATTGCTTCTTTGTAATTTCCtctataaaagaagatatacatatgattacaaaagtaaattatatgtgtatatatggaCGTATGCGTCCACACACGCATATGGACATACAAAGTATGTTAAATGtcacatttatattaaaaattatatatacctttGTACTTCTATCGTTCCTAAAGTTTCGTATCCAAATTTACATTTGTCATCAAGCTTCAATGCTTCGTTGATGTATTCAACAGCTTTATCAATCGTATTATTCCATTGTAACTGCAGTAATCCTCTATGCACATATATAGTGGCATTATTCGGATCCTTTTCAATTGCTTTAGCAAAATACCAATCTGCTTTCTTATAATCCAGCGTTTCTGACAATACCTATAtcgtacaatattatataatagtttataaaatactaatccatataatatatgatgagcatagaatatataatatacctcAGCATATAATGTATAACAGTCAGGACAGTCAGGGAATTTTTCAAAtgctttttcaaaattttttaaacaactTTCTACCAACAGTACATCTCTCTTAACTATGGCATAACGATAATCCGTATAACATTTTTGTACATATGCTAGTGCAAAATCAGGATTTAAATCCACAGCTTTTTGAAAATCTTCTTTTGCCTCGTCCATTTTTTCCATAAGTAAgtctatctatatttatataatataaaatttaattcgtgttaaaaaatatatcatttatacaatttaattaaaagacaTATTACCTGCCCTCTGTGATGATAAATATCACTACAATTTGGGTCAAGATTAATAGCTAAGTCAAAATCAATGAAACTTTTCTCTGGATTCTCAAGTTGCATATATAAGCTTGCTCTTTTGATTAAAGCATTAACTTTAACTTCTTTAGATGCATCAGtcgaatttataattttttcaaaatcttctAATGCCGCATCATGTTTCcctaaaagtaaataaaatgttgCTCTGAGAAGTAACATTTCCATTTTCCATGGTAGAACTTCTAATTGTTCACTATCAATTTCATTTGTACAAAGTGGTATTATGTTATCATAATCTTGATCGTCTAATGCTTTCATGATTTTTGTAAAGCCTCTGCagcattaaagaaaaatacaaacgtTATAAGTTTTCATGTTATCAAATCTttgtcataaaaatataatcatcgaaagaaataaatcataacCATTTGCGATTACTTACACAGAGGGATTATCGTAGCGTAACTTTATGGATGTAGAAAAAATTGGATCATTATAAAACGAATTAATGTATGTATTGATAAAGTATTTGCTTGGCAtgattaactttttatttgcCCAATGTTCTTGAGCACGTTGTTTACctacaaatagaaaatttactcattataactatttattttaatgtaatctaatctattaaaaattacatcgTTTTTAAATTTACCAAGTTGTTTTAGAACTCTATCCGCTGTTGTTAAAGCcgattgattaataaatcCTTCTAAAACACAAGCTGTAGTGACATCTTCCAAGGCGTGTTCTAAATCATTGCTATGTTCTAGAGCTCGTGCTCTGCGTAAAAATGCTTTTGCGTATCTTGGATTTAATTCTAACGCTTTTGTACAATCTGCTTTTACCGCGCtatattttctctataaaataatatttaatatatatttaatatatcatctATAATTGAtgtatttgaattaaaaaaaaaatgtttaccaAATGTTCATAAGCTGCAGCTCtgttttgataatatataGCAAGTTCTTCCTTATTACTTTTCGGACAGGCATCGATAGCATTATTGTACAAGGCTATTGCTTCGTCATATTTTCCCATTTTAAAATGAACATTGCCTTCGTCCTTGAATTTTTGAGCCTTTTCTAAAGGAGTCTACAATAAAAGAACTTTCAGTCTAAGCGATTGAAAATGTTCAGTTATAtcttatgatttttttaacaatttatataacataataagaTATGAAGAAGTGTTTAAATCTTTGGTATATGATATCattacttaaaaaagaatctaattCATAGagtaaatatcaaataagCACTTTAGTAATTGAtactaattaaattaagtaTACGTTATGGCTTATCTTATGACTTATCTATGACAATTCAGTATGCactattaaaaagatattaacaaGATGACATTGAAGATAACAATGacatatatgtttttataaatctaatatttatgatattgtGTACGCGTGTATGCGTATATCTTCATTCGTTAAATCTCACGCGTGTTATTATAATACGCATGAAATTTTAGGTGATATTCTAACCTCGATTCGTGATGTATTTTCGGATTTTAAATTACAATCtccatcgatcgaaatttgtTTGTCGTTCTTAGTACCATTTTCTCGAGAGCCATATTTTGATTTACCACGTTCTGGTTTAGAGGACGGCTTTGTACTGCTTTTATAATACATGTAGCCAAGTCCTAAAGCTACCGGGGCTCCTACCGCTAAAGCGAGCTGCCATTTTGGTAATGCACTGCTGGTTATACTACCCACACTGTTTGCTGCTGGcatgttttattattgaaattaatctaattattCTCCaaaattgcttttttctttatttcttctttataaattgCTTCCCGTTTGCTCTCACCGATACGCTGCTGGAGAGCGTTTGGATAGCCAGGCTCGCGCGGTCATGCGGAATGACGtatcacgaaagaaaaaagagaaaagaaatttttaattctagTTCATTCCAGTTCACTTTAATTAGTTCCAATACAGAAAATCGTACATTGCCTACAACTACGTTCCACCCTACGATTAATCACAATTGTTCCGTGAACTGCTTCAGCTGCTTAGGAGCGCTATACAACGTTATGGCTTACGTTTAGTTCTTCATTCCGCCATTTCGAGAAGTTGTCGCTGTTATTCCTTGTCATGGATTATTTTTGctcttaaattatttctctttactttttaaagTTCAAAGATcataagataattttattgtttcaaaACTTTTTATCCATTCTTTACTATTGTATgcatatctttattttcacaTAAAACACGATGGTAGACATCGAGAAATGATAATTAGTGTTTTGTCCGTtcgtacataattatatctgtaaaataataaaagatacgaaaaaaaataagtttacTTAATATagctataatatatttaacaaaatgatCCTTTAATcgtcaatatttcttttatcaattttaatcgCCATTCATTTCTTAGGATA
This is a stretch of genomic DNA from Vespula vulgaris chromosome 2, iyVesVulg1.1, whole genome shotgun sequence. It encodes these proteins:
- the LOC127073036 gene encoding mitochondrial import receptor subunit TOM70, whose product is MPAANSVGSITSSALPKWQLALAVGAPVALGLGYMYYKSSTKPSSKPERGKSKYGSRENGTKNDKQISIDGDCNLKSENTSRIETPLEKAQKFKDEGNVHFKMGKYDEAIALYNNAIDACPKSNKEELAIYYQNRAAAYEHLRKYSAVKADCTKALELNPRYAKAFLRRARALEHSNDLEHALEDVTTACVLEGFINQSALTTADRVLKQLGKQRAQEHWANKKLIMPSKYFINTYINSFYNDPIFSTSIKLRYDNPSVGFTKIMKALDDQDYDNIIPLCTNEIDSEQLEVLPWKMEMLLLRATFYLLLGKHDAALEDFEKIINSTDASKEVKVNALIKRASLYMQLENPEKSFIDFDLAINLDPNCSDIYHHRGQIDLLMEKMDEAKEDFQKAVDLNPDFALAYVQKCYTDYRYAIVKRDVLLVESCLKNFEKAFEKFPDCPDCYTLYAEVLSETLDYKKADWYFAKAIEKDPNNATIYVHRGLLQLQWNNTIDKAVEYINEALKLDDKCKFGYETLGTIEVQRGNYKEAIELFDKALALGRTSMELTHIFSLKDGAKAQLTIKDRLGPDVKNLQNMS